The following proteins are encoded in a genomic region of Candidatus Marinarcus aquaticus:
- the cysN gene encoding sulfate adenylyltransferase subunit CysN, with translation MAHQSDLIATNIEAYLKEHENKEILRFITCGSVDDGKSTLIGRLLYDSKMIFEDQLASIEKDSKKSGTTGDKIDLALLVDGLASEREQGITIDVAYRFFSTDKRKFIIADTPGHEQYTRNMATGASTADLAIILIDARQGVLTQTKRHSYIASLLGIKNLIVAINKMDLVEFSQERFEEIKKDYEQVIPNLPHNEDINFSYIPISALDGDNIISNSPKCSWYEGLPLMQLLDTVEIHHDENDDFRLPVQYVNRPHLNFRGFSGTIASGKISVGDEITVLPSRKTSVVKSIVSNDVKDLRPIGKDETVETIETAFAPMATTITLKDEIDISRGDMIVKSNSIPKVSNKLEVMVVWMNEAPLELNGNYIIKRATSVINGSFKSIEFKKDINTFKEIATDKLELNDIAKCTLSLDRQIAVDPYHENRHTGSFIIIDRYNNTTVGAGMIVDSIASNGADEETKIREYTKAEIELNAYIRNNFPEWGCKEI, from the coding sequence ATGGCACACCAGTCAGATTTGATTGCTACTAATATAGAAGCATATTTAAAAGAACACGAAAACAAAGAGATCTTACGATTTATCACGTGTGGTTCAGTGGATGATGGGAAAAGTACCCTTATTGGACGACTGCTTTACGATTCAAAGATGATTTTTGAAGACCAATTGGCGTCAATTGAGAAAGACTCGAAAAAGTCAGGTACTACGGGTGATAAGATTGACTTAGCACTGTTAGTGGATGGTTTAGCAAGTGAGAGAGAACAAGGTATTACAATTGATGTAGCCTACCGATTCTTCTCAACTGATAAACGAAAGTTTATCATTGCAGACACTCCAGGGCATGAGCAGTACACAAGAAACATGGCCACAGGTGCAAGTACAGCAGACTTAGCGATTATTCTTATAGATGCGCGACAAGGGGTATTGACTCAAACAAAACGACACTCCTATATTGCGAGTCTGTTAGGGATAAAAAACCTGATTGTTGCGATTAACAAAATGGACTTAGTGGAGTTTAGCCAAGAGCGATTTGAAGAGATTAAAAAAGATTATGAACAAGTGATTCCAAACTTGCCACACAATGAGGACATCAACTTTAGCTATATCCCAATCTCAGCACTTGATGGAGACAACATCATCTCAAATTCACCAAAATGTAGTTGGTATGAGGGTCTTCCATTAATGCAACTCTTAGACACGGTTGAGATTCACCATGATGAGAACGACGACTTCAGATTGCCAGTGCAGTACGTCAACCGACCGCACTTAAACTTCCGAGGTTTCTCTGGTACAATTGCCAGCGGCAAAATCTCTGTGGGTGATGAAATCACTGTTTTACCTTCACGTAAAACTTCTGTGGTAAAATCTATAGTATCCAATGATGTAAAAGATTTACGACCCATTGGAAAAGATGAAACGGTCGAAACCATTGAGACTGCATTTGCTCCAATGGCAACAACGATTACACTTAAAGATGAAATTGATATTTCACGTGGAGATATGATTGTAAAATCAAACTCTATTCCAAAAGTATCAAACAAATTAGAAGTGATGGTCGTATGGATGAACGAAGCACCATTAGAGTTAAACGGTAATTACATCATCAAAAGAGCAACATCAGTAATTAACGGTTCATTTAAATCCATTGAGTTCAAAAAAGACATCAATACGTTTAAAGAGATTGCAACGGATAAGTTAGAGTTAAATGACATTGCAAAATGTACTCTCTCTTTAGACAGACAAATTGCAGTGGATCCATACCATGAAAACCGACACACAGGTAGTTTCATTATCATTGATCGATACAATAATACCACCGTAGGGGCAGGTATGATTGTGGATTCAATCGCAAGCAATGGTGCAGATGAAGAGACGAAAATAAGAGAGTATACGAAAGCAGAGATTGAACTGAATGCGTATATCAGAAATAACTTCCCAGAATGGGGTTGTAAAGAGATTTAA
- the cysD gene encoding sulfate adenylyltransferase subunit CysD produces MISNERLTHLKQLEAESMHIMREVIAEFQNPAMLYSVGKDSSVMLHILQKAFYPAPPPLPLVHVDTKWKFKEMIEFRDRRAKEVGMELIVYSNPKGLEMDISPFTHGSAVHTDIMKTEGLKNMLDMQKFDAVFGGARRDEEKSRAKERIYSFRDENHRWDPKNQRPELWNIYNGRHKKGESIRVFPLSNWTELDIWQYIYLEAIPIPDLYFSKEREVVEYMGTKIMVDDERMPEDLRKTAKKEKVRFRTLGCYPLTGAVNSEATTLPEIIQEMLVCTTSERQGRLIDSDGEASMEKKKQEGYF; encoded by the coding sequence ATGATAAGTAATGAACGACTTACCCATTTAAAACAACTGGAAGCAGAGTCAATGCACATCATGAGAGAAGTGATTGCAGAGTTTCAAAACCCAGCAATGCTTTACTCAGTGGGGAAAGACAGCTCAGTGATGTTGCATATTTTACAAAAAGCGTTTTATCCAGCACCTCCTCCTCTTCCATTGGTACACGTAGATACCAAATGGAAGTTTAAAGAGATGATTGAGTTCAGAGACAGACGAGCCAAAGAAGTAGGAATGGAGTTGATTGTTTACTCAAACCCTAAAGGTCTTGAAATGGACATTTCACCCTTTACTCATGGAAGTGCTGTTCATACAGACATCATGAAAACGGAAGGGCTTAAAAACATGCTGGATATGCAGAAGTTTGATGCTGTGTTTGGTGGGGCACGAAGAGATGAAGAGAAGTCTCGAGCCAAAGAGAGAATCTACTCATTCAGAGATGAAAACCACCGATGGGACCCAAAAAACCAACGACCAGAGCTTTGGAACATCTATAACGGGCGACATAAAAAAGGGGAATCAATTCGAGTTTTCCCTTTATCAAACTGGACAGAGCTTGATATTTGGCAATACATCTATTTAGAAGCCATTCCGATTCCTGATCTGTATTTCTCAAAAGAGAGAGAAGTGGTGGAGTACATGGGGACTAAAATCATGGTCGATGATGAGAGAATGCCAGAAGATTTAAGAAAAACAGCAAAAAAAGAGAAAGTACGGTTCAGAACACTGGGATGTTATCCACTCACTGGTGCAGTAAACTCTGAAGCAACCACATTGCCTGAGATTATTCAAGAGATGTTGGTATGTACCACAAGTGAGCGACAAGGACGATTGATTGACAGTGATGGTGAAGCATCAATGGAGAAAAAGAAACAAGAGGGGTATTTTTAA
- a CDS encoding phosphoadenylyl-sulfate reductase, protein MQKRLEELNAQFENAQPQEVLEYFLKEYKGKIALSSSFGAEDQALTHMMLSIDKEATIFTLDTGRLPYETYSVMDYTNLKYDIKVDVYFPNAQEVEALYKKQGINGFYESIDNRKACCYVRKIEPLKRALKGLDVWITGLRASQSITREAMKLVEYDEDNQVIKLNALLKWSEEDVWAFIKANNVPYNKLHDQGYPSIGCAPCTRAVKEGEDIRSGRWWWENPEHKECGLHAK, encoded by the coding sequence ATGCAGAAAAGATTAGAAGAGTTAAATGCCCAGTTTGAAAATGCACAACCTCAAGAGGTTCTAGAGTACTTTTTAAAAGAGTATAAAGGGAAAATTGCACTTTCAAGCAGCTTTGGTGCTGAAGATCAAGCTCTTACACATATGATGTTAAGCATCGACAAAGAGGCTACGATTTTTACCCTTGACACAGGACGGCTTCCTTATGAAACGTACAGTGTGATGGACTACACCAATTTAAAATATGACATCAAAGTGGATGTCTATTTTCCAAATGCACAAGAGGTCGAAGCTTTATATAAAAAACAAGGTATCAATGGCTTTTATGAGAGTATCGATAACCGCAAAGCCTGTTGTTATGTTCGAAAAATCGAACCACTAAAACGGGCGTTAAAAGGATTGGATGTTTGGATTACAGGATTAAGAGCTTCTCAAAGTATAACACGAGAAGCAATGAAACTTGTAGAGTACGATGAAGATAACCAAGTGATTAAACTCAACGCTTTATTAAAATGGAGTGAAGAGGATGTTTGGGCGTTCATCAAAGCAAACAACGTTCCTTATAACAAACTGCACGACCAAGGGTATCCAAGTATTGGATGTGCACCCTGTACGCGAGCAGTTAAAGAAGGTGAAGATATACGAAGCGGACGATGGTGGTGGGAAAACCCTGAACATAAAGAGTGTGGGTTACACGCTAAATAA
- a CDS encoding DUF2061 domain-containing protein, which translates to MQEKAYRSVVKTISWRTLGTLDTIIISYFITGNLTMAASIGSIEVITKMVLYYFHERAWNRIPLGKTEAPDYQI; encoded by the coding sequence ATGCAAGAAAAAGCTTATCGCTCAGTGGTTAAGACGATTTCTTGGAGAACTTTAGGGACACTGGATACGATTATTATTTCCTATTTTATTACGGGAAATCTTACTATGGCCGCATCCATTGGTTCCATTGAAGTGATTACGAAGATGGTTTTATATTACTTTCATGAAAGAGCATGGAACAGAATTCCTTTAGGAAAAACAGAAGCTCCAGATTATCAGATTTAG
- the cysK gene encoding cysteine synthase A, with protein MKFAEDLTGLIGNTPLVKLQKASSTGALVLGKCEFMNPTHSVKDRIGYNMINEALKAGLISEDTTVIEPTSGNTGIALASVCAAKGIKLILTMPSSMSLERRKLLQALGAELVLTEPEKGMKGAVDKADELSKTIDNSFVPQQFANAANPAIHRKTTAQEILSDTDRKVDILVAAIGTGGSITGIGEVLKEHNPNIQVIAVEPTASPVLSGGKPGPHKIQGIGAGFVPDVLNTKVYDEVIQVSNEDAIATSRALAKEEGILVGISAGANAFIAGQIAAKPENKGKTIVTILCDTGERYLSAGLYDE; from the coding sequence ATGAAATTCGCAGAAGATTTAACAGGTTTAATTGGGAACACGCCTTTAGTAAAGTTACAAAAAGCAAGTTCAACAGGTGCATTGGTTTTAGGAAAATGTGAATTTATGAACCCAACTCATTCAGTAAAAGACAGAATTGGGTACAACATGATCAACGAAGCGTTAAAAGCAGGATTAATCAGCGAAGATACAACAGTAATTGAGCCAACCAGTGGTAACACAGGGATTGCTTTAGCATCTGTGTGTGCAGCTAAGGGGATAAAACTCATACTTACAATGCCAAGTTCAATGAGTTTAGAGAGACGAAAACTGCTTCAAGCACTCGGAGCTGAACTTGTTTTAACAGAACCAGAAAAAGGAATGAAAGGGGCTGTGGATAAAGCAGATGAGTTAAGCAAAACCATTGATAACTCGTTTGTACCACAACAATTCGCAAATGCTGCGAACCCAGCAATTCACAGAAAAACAACGGCACAAGAGATTCTTTCTGATACCGATAGGAAAGTAGATATCTTAGTAGCTGCAATTGGTACAGGTGGATCCATCACGGGGATTGGTGAAGTATTAAAAGAGCACAACCCAAATATCCAAGTGATTGCAGTTGAGCCTACAGCATCACCAGTATTAAGCGGTGGAAAACCAGGTCCTCACAAAATCCAAGGGATTGGTGCAGGGTTTGTTCCAGATGTATTAAACACCAAAGTATACGATGAAGTGATTCAAGTATCAAATGAAGATGCCATTGCAACTTCAAGAGCATTGGCAAAAGAAGAGGGGATTTTAGTAGGTATCTCTGCAGGTGCAAACGCATTTATTGCAGGTCAAATTGCAGCTAAACCAGAGAACAAAGGTAAAACAATCGTTACTATCCTTTGTGATACAGGTGAGCGATACTTAAGCGCGGGGTTATATGACGAATAA
- a CDS encoding RrF2 family transcriptional regulator yields MPLISSKGMYGLSAMQELYQNKTDEPMQIREISSNADIPQNYLEQLLSKLRRAKLVKSIRGSRGGYMLAKDAEEILVKDILIALEDDIKIADTKSSNPVLNIFIDETKQKVEKIFNLSLKDLEAYETKYNEYLHYSI; encoded by the coding sequence ATGCCGTTAATTTCGTCAAAAGGGATGTATGGTCTGAGTGCCATGCAAGAGTTGTATCAAAACAAAACAGATGAACCCATGCAAATCAGAGAGATATCTTCAAACGCAGATATCCCTCAAAACTACTTGGAACAACTCTTAAGTAAACTTCGAAGAGCGAAGTTGGTTAAGAGTATTCGAGGTTCACGGGGTGGGTATATGTTGGCAAAAGATGCTGAAGAGATTTTGGTCAAAGACATTTTAATCGCACTCGAAGATGATATTAAAATTGCCGACACCAAAAGCAGTAACCCTGTTTTGAACATCTTTATCGATGAGACAAAACAGAAAGTTGAGAAGATTTTTAATCTCTCTTTAAAAGATTTAGAAGCATACGAAACAAAGTACAACGAGTACTTACATTACAGTATTTAA
- a CDS encoding O-acetylhomoserine aminocarboxypropyltransferase/cysteine synthase family protein, with protein sequence MQKETIAVHGGYDNKEGWGTMSVPIAQTTAYAFRDAEHAANLFALKELGPIYSRLTNPTNEVLEKRFAELEGGAAAICVASGQSAIFYAIANVAEAGDNIIISDKLYGGAVTLLAHTIKRFGITAKVFKSADASDLEELIDENTKAIFFESLSNPQIAITDVEKVVEIAQKHGVITVCDNTVATASLFNPIQWGVDIVVHSTSKYTNGQGTAIGGIVVERDGLNDFFKDSKRYYHFNTPDESYHGLVYTDLPLPCFCLRIRLALLRDIGAAQSPFNSWLLLQGLETLALRMEKVSDNTLVIAKYLEAHPKVKSVNYPGLTNSSEYAKAQKYFKDGKASGLVSFEAESYEAAKSIIDSVKLFSVVVNIGDSKSLITHPASTTHSQIPQEKLSKAGINPATVRLSIGLEDTQDLIADLEQAFA encoded by the coding sequence ATGCAAAAAGAGACGATTGCAGTTCACGGAGGATATGACAACAAAGAGGGTTGGGGGACAATGAGTGTTCCAATCGCTCAAACGACTGCGTATGCTTTCAGAGATGCAGAGCACGCAGCAAACCTATTTGCATTAAAAGAGTTGGGACCAATCTATTCACGATTGACCAACCCAACCAATGAGGTTTTAGAAAAGAGATTTGCCGAGCTTGAAGGTGGAGCAGCAGCGATTTGTGTGGCTTCAGGACAATCTGCAATTTTTTATGCGATTGCAAATGTAGCTGAGGCAGGAGATAACATTATTATCTCTGACAAACTGTATGGAGGTGCGGTAACACTTTTAGCCCATACCATTAAACGATTTGGAATTACAGCTAAAGTGTTTAAAAGTGCCGATGCTTCTGACTTAGAAGAGTTGATTGACGAAAATACAAAAGCGATTTTCTTTGAGTCACTCTCTAACCCACAAATTGCCATCACTGATGTGGAAAAAGTGGTTGAAATTGCACAAAAACATGGAGTAATTACGGTGTGTGATAACACCGTTGCAACAGCATCACTCTTTAACCCAATTCAATGGGGTGTAGATATTGTTGTACACTCTACAAGTAAATACACAAACGGTCAAGGAACAGCGATTGGTGGAATTGTTGTGGAAAGAGATGGTTTGAATGATTTCTTTAAAGATTCAAAACGATATTACCATTTCAATACACCAGATGAATCATACCATGGATTGGTCTATACAGACCTACCACTTCCATGCTTTTGTTTAAGAATCAGACTGGCTCTTTTACGAGATATTGGTGCAGCTCAGTCACCATTTAACTCTTGGTTACTGCTACAAGGTTTAGAGACCTTGGCACTGAGAATGGAGAAAGTCTCTGACAACACTTTAGTGATTGCAAAATATTTAGAGGCACACCCTAAAGTAAAATCAGTGAACTATCCAGGATTAACAAACAGCAGTGAGTATGCTAAAGCGCAAAAATACTTCAAAGATGGAAAAGCTTCAGGGCTTGTGTCGTTTGAAGCAGAGTCTTACGAAGCAGCGAAAAGTATCATTGATTCAGTGAAACTCTTCTCTGTTGTTGTAAACATTGGGGATTCTAAATCACTCATTACACACCCAGCAAGTACCACTCACTCACAAATTCCTCAAGAAAAGTTGAGTAAAGCGGGTATCAACCCAGCAACAGTGAGATTGAGTATTGGACTTGAAGATACACAAGATTTAATTGCTGATTTAGAGCAAGCCTTCGCATAA
- a CDS encoding cupin domain-containing protein, whose amino-acid sequence MDKISFYNDIPRLTENEIFFKILSNEKVRIEKIVSNGQKSAENFWYDQSENEFVMVLKGHAFLEFEDEVMELNPGDAVNIPARKKHRVKYTSTAEPTVWLAVFY is encoded by the coding sequence ATGGATAAGATAAGTTTTTATAATGATATTCCACGTCTGACAGAGAATGAAATTTTTTTTAAAATTTTATCCAATGAGAAAGTGCGTATTGAAAAAATCGTCTCAAATGGACAAAAATCGGCAGAAAACTTCTGGTATGACCAGAGTGAAAATGAGTTTGTCATGGTTTTAAAAGGGCACGCTTTTTTAGAGTTTGAAGATGAAGTCATGGAGTTAAACCCTGGCGATGCGGTGAATATCCCTGCGCGCAAAAAACATCGAGTAAAGTACACCAGTACGGCTGAACCTACGGTGTGGCTAGCTGTCTTTTATTGA
- a CDS encoding NAD(P)/FAD-dependent oxidoreductase, producing MKIAIIGAGAAGLTAAITAKQLNASLDITLFDSNISLGKKILASGNGRCNISNIHNGCDYYMGEDVNFASYALEQFHFKAFKTFCASLGLVLDIKSDGKVYPLSNEAKSVVNLFESKINALNITTQYDTVITSIHKKDEKFVIKSENESFTFFDKVLIASGLQAAPQLRSSEDGLSFAQSFGHTINPTYPSLVGLHVDSNYHHKLQGVKKEVGVSLLINGQKEQTLTGDVLFTKYGVSGFAILDVSQWASYYLSLYQAVDIEINFFPILNKNELLSKLQTVLSAQTQEHASVVLGGLLPNKLGAVLLEVCGFDKDIKAGEINAKQMRTLVNQLQHWKLEITGTQGYKHAEVSGGGVRVAEVDAKRYESKKVSGLYFAGEVLDITGKRGGYNLHFAWASGYLAGLSLAKGK from the coding sequence TTGAAAATTGCAATCATAGGAGCAGGTGCAGCAGGTTTGACTGCGGCTATTACTGCTAAACAACTCAATGCTTCTTTAGACATCACACTGTTTGACAGCAATATAAGCTTAGGTAAAAAGATACTTGCAAGTGGAAATGGACGGTGCAATATCTCAAATATCCATAATGGATGTGACTACTATATGGGTGAAGATGTGAACTTTGCTTCATATGCTTTGGAGCAGTTTCACTTTAAAGCCTTTAAAACCTTTTGTGCCTCTTTAGGATTGGTATTGGACATTAAAAGTGATGGCAAAGTTTATCCCCTTTCTAATGAAGCAAAATCGGTGGTCAATCTCTTTGAAAGTAAAATCAACGCTTTAAATATCACCACTCAATACGACACGGTGATTACTTCAATACATAAAAAAGATGAGAAGTTTGTCATTAAAAGTGAAAATGAAAGCTTCACTTTTTTTGATAAAGTGCTTATTGCTTCTGGTTTACAAGCAGCTCCGCAACTTCGTTCCAGTGAAGATGGATTGAGTTTTGCACAAAGTTTTGGACACACTATTAATCCCACTTACCCGAGTTTGGTAGGGCTTCATGTGGATTCAAACTATCATCATAAACTGCAAGGGGTGAAAAAAGAGGTGGGTGTGAGTCTGCTCATCAACGGGCAAAAAGAGCAAACACTCACAGGTGATGTGCTGTTCACCAAATATGGGGTTTCGGGCTTTGCCATTTTAGATGTTTCACAATGGGCGTCATACTATCTGAGCTTGTATCAAGCTGTGGATATAGAGATCAATTTCTTTCCAATACTCAATAAAAACGAACTGCTTTCAAAACTGCAAACCGTATTGAGTGCACAAACACAAGAACATGCCAGTGTCGTTTTAGGTGGATTGTTGCCCAATAAACTGGGGGCAGTCTTACTTGAAGTGTGTGGGTTTGATAAAGATATCAAAGCAGGGGAGATTAATGCCAAACAGATGCGTACACTGGTGAACCAACTGCAACACTGGAAGTTAGAAATCACAGGAACTCAAGGGTATAAACACGCTGAAGTGAGTGGTGGCGGTGTGAGAGTGGCTGAAGTGGATGCGAAGAGGTATGAGAGTAAGAAGGTGAGTGGACTTTACTTTGCGGGGGAGGTGCTGGATATAACAGGAAAGCGTGGGGGATATAATCTGCATTTTGCATGGGCGAGTGGGTATTTAGCTGGACTTAGTCTAGCAAAGGGGAAATAG